A part of Bombus huntii isolate Logan2020A chromosome 16, iyBomHunt1.1, whole genome shotgun sequence genomic DNA contains:
- the LOC126874748 gene encoding uncharacterized protein LOC126874748, translating to MAQAEPISTLRRRRNALAGRLATMKRELDEYEASGKANRIFLTSGRSSFDELWRRIFAVQEELDGLDEEEDARVASLSQEHRELDMRFLGLFEQMSATTPSTTKTGETCRKPEPTTVPEVRVPQFDGALENWTYFYDTFSSIVDRNESLTNVRKFQHLRSSITGRAAQSIQSLELTEANYPIALDTLKDKFNCPLQICMRHWNLMRNYPKIKKETPEALEDLLETISVNLKALEHLKEPVTSNTAIIELIASKLPSSSLRKWQRTLPRQQVPSYQHLIDFLKTRANGTQFLSKEKESKGSTHKHHSQRTTIPHGRTLATTSRTVVCPTCNGPQEIRHCKIFKAKSSTKRFQIVKKASLCINCLGRGHSPTQCTSAQIKVLNKQAQPIRARALLDTGSSMNFMTDKLANSLGIKQRRCAIQIGALDNLSTTAKPYTTATITSTDGKYKKTLKFLVIPAISTFVPSEPIDPSSLGLPRNIQLADPQFHCPAPIDVLLRTGSTFASLCIGQVNLAQPGEPELRLQKTRFGWVIGGSPTSQTAINTFHATTTALQEDLARFWEIDEGPATTHLSESERLCEEHFRNHVRRTKEGRYIVALPFNEKLSSLGSSKAAAMSRLASLHRRFQRDKQYETAYSAVIQEYLDLGHMTKIKTDHATDHGYYLPHHGVIKESSDTTKLRVVFDGSASSTTGVSLNDALHTGPKLQEDLRNILLRFQSFQYVLTGDIEKMYRQFILRPEDRPYQKILWRADNGEIETYRLNTVTFGLSAAPYLAIRCLKQLAEDEGPRFPRAAQILRRDFYVDDALTGADTKDEALSVRNDLTKLLKLAGLNIRKWASNDRDLL from the exons atgGCCCAAGCTGAACCAATCAGCACGTTACGGCGGAGACGAAACGCCCTAGCCGGTCGACTTGCAACCATGAAGCGCGAACTCGATGAATACGAAGCGTCTGGGAAGGCAAACAGAATCTTCCTAACATCTGGCCGCAGCTCGTTCGATGAACTTTGGAGGAGGATATTCGCGGTTCAAGAAGAGTTAGATGGGTTAGATGAGGAGGAAGATGCGCGTGTAGCTTCGTTATCGCAAGAGCATCGGGAGCTTGACATGCGGTTCCTAGGTCTCTTTGAGCAAATGTCAGCAACAACCCCGTCGACAACAAAAACAGGCGAGACATGCCGGAAACCAGAGCCGACCACCGTTCCAGAGGTCCGCGTGCCCCAATTCGACGGTGCCCTCGAGAACTGGACCTATTTCTACGACACGTTCTCATCCATAGTGGACCGTAACGAAAGTTTGACGAATGTCCGAAAGTTCCAGCATCTACGCTCATCTATAACTGGACGGGCCGCACAGAGTATCCAGTCATTAGAACTCACAGAGGCCAACTATCCCATCGCGCTTGACACGCTGAAGGATAAGTTCAATTGCCCCCTCCAAATCTGCATGCGCCATTGGAATTTGATGCGCAACTATCCGAAAATCAAAAAGGAAACTCCAGAAGCCCTAGAGGATTTGTTGGAAACCATCAGCGTAAATCTAAAGGCgctcgaacacctaaaagagCCCGTCACATCAAATACAGCGATTATCGAATTGATCGCGTCGAAATTGCCCTCGTCCAGCCTGCGTAAATGGCAACGCACACTGCCCCGCCAACAGGTGCCATCCTATCAGCATCTGATAGACTTTCTCAAAACACGGGCGAACGGGACTCAATTCCTCTCTAAAGAGAAGGAATCAAAAGGGTCAACCCACAAACACCACAGTCAGCGAACAACCATACCGCATGGGCGAACCCTTGCTACAACCAGCAGAACGGTGGTGTGTCCGACCTGCAACGGACCTCAAGAGATCAGACACTGTAAAATCTTCAAGGCCAAATCATCGACCAAACGTTTTCAGATCGTGAAGAAGGCATCGTTGTGTATAAATTGCCTAGGCAGAGGACATTCGCCGACACAGTGTACATCGG CACAGATCAAGGTTTTGAACAAACAGGCACAACCAATCCGAGCCCGAGCCTTACTCGACACTGGGTCGAGCATGAACTTCATGACCGACAAGCTCGCGAATTCCCTTGGTATAAAGCAAAGGAGATGTGCGATCCAGATCGGAGCCCTCGACAATTTGAGCACCACGGCAAAACCATACACCACGGCCACAATCACGTCAACGGACGGCAAGTATAAGAAGACATTGAAATTTCTTGTTATCCCGGCCATATCGACCTTCGTACCAAGCGAGCCCATCGACCCCTCGAGTCTGGGATTACCCAGAAATATTCAACTAGCCGATCCACAATTCCATTGCCCAGCCCCGATCGATGTCTTACTTAGAACCGGATCAACATTTGCGTCGCTGTGCATCGGGCAGGTCAATCTGGCGCAACCAGGCGAACCTGAACTACGTCTACAAAAAACACGCTTCGGCTGGGTAATCGGGGGGAGTCCCACGTCCCAAACCGCGATAAATACGTTCCACGCAACCACAACGGCTCTGCAAGAGGACCTCGCACGGTTTTGGGAGATCGACGAGGGACCGGCCACTACTCATCTTTCGGAATCGGAACGACTATGTGAAGAACATTTCCGAAACCATGTCCGACGAACCAAGGAAGGCAGATACATCGTTGCATTACCATTCAACGAAAAGCTTTCCTCACTAGGGTCATCGAAGGCCGCTGCAATGAGCAGGCTCGCCTCTCTTCATCGTCGATTCCAACGCGACAAACAATATGAAACCGCGTATAGTGCTGTGATCCAAGAATATTTAGACTTGGGTCACATGACGAAGATCAAaacggatcacgccaccgacCACGGGTATTATTTACCACATCACGGCGTGATCAAGGAATCGAGCGACACCACCAAGCTCCGGGTTGTGTTCGACGGCTCAGCATCAAGTACCACGGGAGTGTCTCTGAACGACGCCCTTCATACGGGCCCGAAATTACAAGAAGACCTGAGAAACATCCTATTGAGATTCCAGTCATTTCAATATGTCCTTaccggcgacatcgagaaaatgtaccGTCAATTCATCCTACGTCCAGAAGATCGTCCTTATCAAAAGATTCTGTGGCGTGCCGACAACGGAGAGATCGAAACATACCGACTCAACACCGTAACGTTCGGTCTATCCGCAGCCCCGTATCTGGCCATCCGATGTCTCAAACAGTTGGCAGAAGACGAGGGACCTAGATTTCCGAGAGCAGCGCAGATCCTACGGCGAGACTTCTATGTCGACGATGCGTTGACCGGAGCCGATACAAAGGACGAAGCCTTATCAGTCAGGAATGATCTCACGAAATTACTTAAGCTAGCCGGTCTAAATATCCGCAAATGGGCATCAAACGATCGGGATCTGCTATGA